DNA sequence from the Pseudomonadota bacterium genome:
AAGGCCGGTAAAGCCCCACTGATTCTTGCACGCATTGATTAAATCATAAACCTCCTGACCATCAAGGGGGTCAAGGCCGGTATTGGGCTCATCAACCAGTAGCACCTTGGGTTCGGTAATTAGAGCGCGAGCCATACCGACGCGCTTTCTGATCCCTATAGAGACCTGCTCCGGAAAATTTCCCAAATACGGAATAAGGCTTAATGATTCCGAGATCTCTAGCACCTTGCGGCGCACCTTAGAGGCTGACAGATGAGGGCGCTCTAGTAGTGGGAAGGCGATATTCTCATAGATGGTGAGGGAGTCAAAGAGCGCAGCAGTTTGAAAGAGCACTCCGAGAGATCGTCGGATCTCATTTCGACGCCCCTCAGAACGCGCCGCGGTGATGTTCTCATTATCGATGTAAATTTCGCCCTGATCGGGGGTCATAATTCCCATGATTAACTTTAAAAGCACCGACTTTCCGACACCACTTGGCCCTACTACAGCGGTAATTTTACCCGGCTCTATATCTAGCGTAATGCCGCTTAGCACCTGCTGCTGACCAAAGCTCTTATAAACGTTCCTTACTGAGATCATCGATTACTTCATGAATAAGCGGGTCAGTACGCTGGTCAGGAAGTAATCAACGATTAGCACCGCAACCGAGGCGGTCACCACTGACTGAGTAGTTGCTTTGTTTACGCCGTGCGCACCAAAGCCGCAGGTGTAGCCCTTGTAACAGCTGATCCACCCGAAGATTAAACCAAAAACCGTAGCTTTAATAAATCCTGAGTAGATATCAACCAAACCAACTGCGGAGATGATCTGACTCATAAACGTTCCAGAGCTTAAGCCCAGTAATCCGACGCCAACGATGTATCCCCCAAAGATTCCAACTACGTTAAAGATGCCGCATAAGAGGGGCATGGCGATAATACCGGCCGCAAGACGGGGTGCCATAAGGTACTTAATCGGATCTACCGCCATGGAGCGCAGCGCGTCGATCTGCTCGGTTATGCGCATTATTCCGATCTCTGCGGTAATGGCGGAACCGGCCCGACCGATAACCATCAGGGCGGTCAAGACTGGGCCGAGCTCCCTAATAAGACTAAGCGCAACGGCTGGGCCGGTATAGGCGGTAGCGCCGAACTTTGAAAGGGTATACTCGCCCTGCACCGCCAGCACAGCACCGGTAAAGAGACCGATGAGGGCTATTACGAGCGTTGATCCTACCCCGATCTGTAGCATCTGGGTGAGGTATAAGTATGGCCTATACGGGGGCTTTAATAGCGCCACGGCTGTGCGGTAGAGGAAGATCCAGGAGCGGCCCCATTGCTCAGTAGTGTCTATGACGAAGGATCCGACCTGTTGTGTGCTGGTGACGACGTTCATGCAAGTTTAGCTAGGTTTAACGTTTAAATCCGAGACCGATTATATAGAATTCGTTCGAGGTGTTGCGCGATGACTTTAACTCTGACCGTACAAGCTTATTAAACATTGGCCTGGTTGATTTGACAAACCCCTCAACCTCCCCACCCTTAAATACCTTGACGACGAAGCTCCCCCCGCTCTTCAACATATTTTGAGCAACATAGAGAGCCAGCTCGGCAGACCCCACGGCGGCGGCCTGATCGGCCTCCTTAATCCCCGTTAGCTTTGCAGACATATCGGAGATAACGGCATCGAAGCGTGGCTCTGATGTACCTAGAAGCTCCCCTATGTCGCGCGCATCTCCAACCAGAAGGTTGCAGCGTGGATCGTCTAGCGGAGCAAGGGCCTGTAGATCTATTGCGGTAACGGTACCACGGGGGCCAACGAGCTCAAGCGCAACCTGTGTCCAGCCACCCGGCCAGGCGCCAACATCGAGCACATGCCCACCGTTTTGAATAATCTTAAGGGACTGTTGCAACTCTTTAAGCTTGTAGGCGGCGCGCGAGCGATAGCCCTCCTCCTTGGCTTTTAGATAGAGGGGATCCTTTCGATTGTACTCAGACGACATTCCCTTCACCTTAGCAGGATTTGGGGCGGAAAGCATAAAGGGAACGGCGTTTGCGTTGCCAACTATTTGAAAACTCGAACGACTCAGTGATTTCTGAGTGATTTTCACAGAAAAACATCTTGCATATAGAAAAAGACTTGAAGTATGGGGGTTATTCGGTATAGAAAAAGAGTAGAAGTAACCCAAGGAGGAACGTTATGATAAATGGAACATGGATAACCGGGCTAGATTTCGTATGCGCATCTCTGACCCTCGCGTACATCGCACGCCTTCTTTTGCACGCCGCGACGATGCACGATTCGATCGGAGTAATGTGTGGCGTTGCTAAGGTCTCGTTGCGTGGTCAACAGGTGGCGCGCAGGCTGCGGTAAATCAGGCCCCGCATCAGTCACGCATCAGGCCCCGCAATTGTTTGCCATGCCCGTTACGGGTATGGTCGGGTGGCGGATAAAGGGAGGGCGTGCGCCCTCCTTTTCTATTCTACCCACCTTTCATTTTAGCGGCTTTTGTTATGTTCGGAGATCAAAGTTCGCTGCCAATTAGCAACATTAATAACGATTTAACTGAACCAGTGCCTGGTATGCAGCACGATCTAATCGCCGGGTTAAATCCGCCGCAGCAGGACGCTGTTGTGCACGGGGATGGACCGATCCTAGTTTTAGCAGGGGCCGGTAGTGGGAAAACACGTGTCTTAACGCACCGTATTGCGCAGCTAATCGAAGCACGCGGTGTTCGTTCTGATCGGATCTTTGCCGTTACCTTTACGAATAAAGCCGCAGAGCAGATGCGTACGCGTCTTAAAGAGCTTCTTTCTGAGCGTGCTGATGGAATCTGGATCTCTACCTTTCACTCCGCTGGATTAAGGATTCTTAGACACAAAGCACAACTGCTTTCATACTCAAATCAGTTCGTTGTCTATGACGACCAGGACTCAAAGGGGGTACTAAAGCAGGTTCTTAAGGAGCTCAATATCAACGAGGATCGCTACCCCCTCGACACCTTCTCACGCGCGATCGATCGGGCAAAAAACAGTTATATCCTGCCAGAGGAGGTTGGAAAACAGGCCTTTAACATCGAAACCGATCTCCAGGCGCAGGTTTACGCACGCTACCAGCAGCTATTGTTAGCCGCGAATGCGATGGATTTTGGAGACCTGCTGGTCAACGCGGTTAGAATTTTGCGCGAATTTCCAGAGGAGCTTGAGTACTATCGTAGAACGTTACATTACATCTTAGTTGATGAGTTTCAGGATACGAACAAGGTTCAGTACATGTTTATTAGGCTCCTTGCTGAGCCTCGCAGAAACCTCTTCGTTGTAGGGGATGACGATCAATCTATCTACGGATTTCGTGGTGCAACGATTAGCAATATCCTTGAATTTGAGCGGGATTTTCCCAACACGCAGGTCGTTAAGCTTGAGCAGAACTATCGCTC
Encoded proteins:
- a CDS encoding MlaE family lipid ABC transporter permease subunit, coding for MNVVTSTQQVGSFVIDTTEQWGRSWIFLYRTAVALLKPPYRPYLYLTQMLQIGVGSTLVIALIGLFTGAVLAVQGEYTLSKFGATAYTGPAVALSLIRELGPVLTALMVIGRAGSAITAEIGIMRITEQIDALRSMAVDPIKYLMAPRLAAGIIAMPLLCGIFNVVGIFGGYIVGVGLLGLSSGTFMSQIISAVGLVDIYSGFIKATVFGLIFGWISCYKGYTCGFGAHGVNKATTQSVVTASVAVLIVDYFLTSVLTRLFMK
- a CDS encoding ATP-binding cassette domain-containing protein, which encodes MISVRNVYKSFGQQQVLSGITLDIEPGKITAVVGPSGVGKSVLLKLIMGIMTPDQGEIYIDNENITAARSEGRRNEIRRSLGVLFQTAALFDSLTIYENIAFPLLERPHLSASKVRRKVLEISESLSLIPYLGNFPEQVSIGIRKRVGMARALITEPKVLLVDEPNTGLDPLDGQEVYDLINACKNQWGFTGLVISHELPEVFQVSERVVMLLNGEIIIEGSPAELIASANPAVQQFLNGRTDGPIKIQ
- a CDS encoding RlmE family RNA methyltransferase, which encodes MKITQKSLSRSSFQIVGNANAVPFMLSAPNPAKVKGMSSEYNRKDPLYLKAKEEGYRSRAAYKLKELQQSLKIIQNGGHVLDVGAWPGGWTQVALELVGPRGTVTAIDLQALAPLDDPRCNLLVGDARDIGELLGTSEPRFDAVISDMSAKLTGIKEADQAAAVGSAELALYVAQNMLKSGGSFVVKVFKGGEVEGFVKSTRPMFNKLVRSELKSSRNTSNEFYIIGLGFKR